In Thermodesulfobacteriota bacterium, the following are encoded in one genomic region:
- a CDS encoding TRAP transporter small permease has product METLDKISLALNKILIVMGGVFLAGMVVLTCANIFCRMVWIPVKGTFELMGYAGAVITAFALGYTQIKKGHIAVDILVKCFSERIQKIIGCINSGICLVFFFLAGWQIAKIGVNLLKTGETTETLRIVYYPFTFAVALGCFALGFAMLIEFLKYFANKKDAG; this is encoded by the coding sequence ATGGAAACTCTTGATAAAATCAGTCTGGCTCTAAACAAAATATTGATAGTCATGGGGGGCGTCTTTCTGGCAGGCATGGTCGTGTTGACATGCGCCAACATTTTTTGCCGAATGGTCTGGATCCCGGTCAAAGGAACTTTTGAGCTCATGGGATATGCAGGGGCGGTGATCACCGCCTTTGCACTTGGATATACCCAAATCAAAAAAGGTCACATTGCGGTCGATATCCTGGTAAAATGTTTTTCCGAAAGGATTCAAAAAATCATCGGTTGCATTAATTCAGGCATCTGTTTGGTTTTCTTTTTCCTTGCCGGCTGGCAAATTGCAAAAATTGGGGTAAATCTGTTGAAAACGGGCGAAACAACGGAAACCTTGAGAATCGTATACTACCCATTTACCTTTGCCGTGGCCTTAGGATGTTTTGCCTTGGGATTTGCCATGCTGATCGAATTTCTCAAATACTTTGCCAATAAAAAGGATGCAGGATAG